Proteins encoded within one genomic window of Rhododendron vialii isolate Sample 1 chromosome 1a, ASM3025357v1:
- the LOC131328675 gene encoding uncharacterized protein LOC131328675 gives MMADEPPSSPIIPYMHSFDDHDISLFDDILMLDEIPSLNLADSPLLTQPDDPVPVNPVGTGTLNSTATASTSQVGPNSEFRGETSHQRGILQPDISGFGNPVPLPVWPAPPVPFTCSCCQVLREIIHTKGNHMTRLEIHGRLGLISHAILENRFVSVDWTTQSQYHQMLDFSKKSIEAVKEYLVQYCEGRKQDGYTMQKDPLLTFYEALCVGLINGDHDSFDPDDFFQPSLGNSGTENQGNQPEPLNQIGAKRDEVRLSLGEQVLVPNFPAQF, from the exons ATGATGGCGGACGAGCCACCGTCGTCGCCCATTATTCCATACATGCACTCATTCGACGATCATGACATTTCATTGTTCGACGATATTCTCATGCTGGACGAAATCCCCAGTCTAAATCTTGCCGACTCCCCATTATTGACGCAACCCGATGATCCCGTACCTGTAAATCCAGTCGGTACCGGTACGCTTAATTCTACCGCTACCGCCAGTACTTCTCAAGTGGGCCCTAATTCTGAATTCCGCGGCGAAACGAGCCATCAACGGGGAATTCTCCAACCGGACATTTCGGGATTCGGAAATCCGGTGCCATTGCCCGTTTGGCCAGCGCCACCGGTTCCGTTCACTTGCAGTTGTTGTCAAGTACTGAGAGAGATTATCCACACTAAGG GCAACCATATGACAAGGCTGGAGATTCATGGAAGGCTTGGTTTGATCAGTCATGCTATTCTTGAGAACCGGTTTGTTTCTGTTGATTGGACCACTCAAAGCCAGTACCACCAAATGTTGGA TTTTTCCAAGAAGAGCATAGAGGCTGTGAAGGAGTATCTTGTTCAGTACTGTGAAGGGCGCAAACAAGACGGTTACACAATGCAGAAAGACCCACTTCTCACATTCTATGAAGCTCTGTGTGTTGGACTGATAAATGGGGATCATGACAGTTTTGATCCTGATGATTTCTTTCAACCATCTTTGGGAAATTCAG GTACTGAAAACCAAGGGAACCAACCAGAGCCTTTGAACCAAATTGGGGCTAAGAGGGATGAAGTCAGACTTTCTCTTGGAGAACAGGTTTTAGTACCTAATTTTCCTGCACAATTTTAG
- the LOC131306215 gene encoding protein RKD1-like yields MGYFHLPIEEAAREMKVCPTVMKKISRKHGLKRWPHRKIKSIEKKISTRRQSLNGNDAEERARAQCDIESFQQELAGMYRKAADAEMS; encoded by the exons ATGGGGTACTTCCATCTTCCCATAGAAGAAGCGGCCAGGGAAATGAAAGTCTGCCCCACCGTTATGAAGAAGATCTCCCGCAAACATGGTCTCAAACGCTGGCCGCACAGAAAG ATAAAAAGCATTGAGAAGAAGATCTCAACCCGAAGGCAAAGTTTGAATGGGAATGATGCAGAAGAAAGGGCCCGTGCTCAATGTGATATAGAGAGTTTTCAACAAGAACTTGCCGGTATGTATCGAAAGGCTGCGGACGCTGAAATGTCATGA